A window from Streptomyces sp. NBC_00271 encodes these proteins:
- a CDS encoding TetR/AcrR family transcriptional regulator translates to MAPTSEALTAERILEATEEALRRHGPAKATVVDVARALGVSHGSVYRHFRTKAALREAVTKRWLDRTSQILAEIARPSSAPPPEVLEHWLATLFTAKRHKAGDDPELFATYSVLLDEASAVVEEHVAELVDQLSEIIHRGVMEGDFMTVDGDSVATARAVFHATNRFHDPAYAHEWEQPGIEAEFSTVVTLILRGLRRRID, encoded by the coding sequence ATGGCACCGACCAGCGAAGCACTGACCGCCGAGCGCATCCTCGAGGCGACCGAGGAGGCGCTGCGCCGCCACGGCCCCGCGAAGGCCACCGTGGTGGACGTGGCCCGCGCGCTCGGCGTCAGCCACGGCAGCGTCTACCGTCACTTCCGTACGAAGGCGGCGCTGCGGGAGGCGGTCACGAAGCGCTGGCTGGACCGTACGTCGCAGATACTCGCGGAGATCGCCAGGCCGTCGTCCGCGCCACCCCCTGAGGTGCTCGAACACTGGCTGGCGACGCTGTTCACCGCCAAGCGGCACAAGGCGGGCGACGATCCCGAGCTGTTCGCCACGTACTCGGTGCTGCTGGACGAGGCGAGCGCGGTGGTCGAGGAGCACGTCGCCGAGCTGGTCGACCAGCTCTCGGAGATCATTCATCGCGGCGTGATGGAGGGCGACTTCATGACCGTGGACGGCGACTCCGTCGCGACGGCCCGCGCCGTCTTCCACGCCACGAACCGCTTCCACGACCCCGCTTACGCCCACGAGTGGGAACAGCCTGGCATCGAGGCCGAGTTCTCGACGGTCGTCACCCTCATCCTGCGCGGACTGCGCCGCCGAATCGACTGA
- a CDS encoding aldo/keto reductase, with amino-acid sequence MQTRPLGTTGPQVSALGLGCMGMSALYGEADRAESIATIHAALEAGVTLLDTGDFYAMGHNEMLIGEALRAAPAALRAQALTSVKFGALRDPDGGWSGYDGRPAAVRNFAAYSLQRLGVDHIDVYRIARLDPNVPIEETVGAIAELVEKGHVRHIGLSEVGAETIRRAAATAPIADLQIEYSLISRGIEDEVLPTTRELGIGITAYGVLSRGLISGHFTADRQLAPTDFRSMSPRFQGENLQHNLSLVEALRKIAEQKGVSVAQIAIAWVLSRGEDIVPLVGARTRERLTEALGALDVTLDDADLAAIEQAVPADAAAGDRYPAAQMSHLGTDR; translated from the coding sequence ATGCAAACCCGCCCCCTCGGAACCACCGGCCCCCAGGTCTCCGCCCTCGGCCTCGGCTGCATGGGCATGTCCGCGCTGTACGGCGAGGCGGACCGGGCCGAGTCCATCGCGACCATCCACGCCGCCCTCGAGGCAGGCGTGACGCTCCTCGACACCGGCGACTTCTACGCCATGGGCCACAACGAGATGCTGATCGGCGAGGCCCTGCGCGCGGCTCCGGCGGCCCTGCGCGCGCAGGCGCTGACCAGCGTCAAGTTCGGCGCCCTGCGCGACCCGGACGGCGGCTGGTCCGGATACGACGGCCGGCCCGCCGCGGTGCGGAACTTCGCTGCGTACTCGCTGCAGCGCCTGGGCGTCGATCACATCGACGTGTACCGGATCGCGCGGCTCGACCCGAACGTCCCGATCGAGGAGACGGTCGGCGCGATCGCCGAGCTCGTGGAGAAGGGGCACGTCAGGCACATCGGCCTGAGCGAGGTCGGCGCCGAAACCATCCGCCGCGCCGCCGCCACCGCCCCCATCGCCGACCTCCAGATCGAGTACTCGCTGATCTCGCGCGGCATCGAGGACGAGGTCCTGCCGACCACCCGTGAGCTGGGCATCGGGATCACCGCGTACGGCGTGCTGTCCCGCGGACTGATCTCCGGCCACTTCACGGCCGACCGGCAGCTGGCCCCGACCGACTTCCGCTCCATGAGCCCCCGCTTCCAGGGCGAGAACCTCCAGCACAACCTCTCCCTCGTCGAGGCGCTGCGGAAGATCGCCGAGCAGAAGGGCGTCAGCGTGGCGCAGATCGCGATCGCGTGGGTGCTGTCGCGGGGCGAGGACATCGTGCCGCTGGTCGGCGCGCGGACCCGGGAGCGGCTGACGGAGGCGCTCGGCGCGCTGGACGTCACGCTCGACGACGCCGACCTCGCCGCGATCGAGCAGGCCGTGCCGGCGGACGCCGCCGCGGGCGACCGCTACCCGGCGGCGCAGATGTCGCATCTCGGCACCGACCGCTGA